From Kineosporia succinea, the proteins below share one genomic window:
- a CDS encoding aldehyde dehydrogenase family protein, translating into MSVTEESLLERVTDPKGREIFEPATGSLLGRAPEHTVDDLERAVAAAVAAQPAWEARGHEERSARLVRIADRIDAAAEPLARLLAREQGKPLNGPNARFEVGACSAWLRATAATVLEDQVVVEDGRQVSTLTYRPVGVVAAVGPWNWPLMIAIWQIAPSLRMGNTVVVKPSEFTPLSVLALVSLANEELEDGVLTALSGDREVGARLVAHPAVRKIMFTGSTATGRKIVEASGANLARLTLELGGNDAGIVLPDADPEAIAQDLFWGAFINTGQTCAALKRLYVHESLHDRVVDALAGVAAKMPLGVSLSEENVLGPVQNRMQFDIVSGLVEDARTRGATIVTGGAPATELGPLFYPITLVTGLKDGDPLVDEEQFGPALPIISYSDVDDAVASANRLDVGLGASVWSSDPAAAQAVADRIEAGTVWINGHGGVHPFAPFGGVKSSGYGLEFGVEGLKSVAVPKVVTRPVG; encoded by the coding sequence ATGTCCGTCACTGAGGAATCGCTGCTCGAGCGGGTCACCGACCCGAAGGGCCGGGAGATCTTCGAGCCGGCGACCGGATCGTTGCTGGGCCGCGCGCCCGAGCACACGGTGGACGACCTGGAGCGGGCGGTGGCCGCGGCGGTGGCCGCCCAGCCGGCCTGGGAGGCACGGGGTCACGAGGAGCGCAGTGCCCGGCTGGTGCGCATCGCCGACCGGATCGACGCGGCCGCCGAGCCGCTGGCCCGGCTGCTGGCGCGCGAGCAGGGCAAGCCGCTGAACGGGCCGAACGCCCGGTTCGAGGTGGGGGCCTGCTCGGCCTGGCTGCGGGCGACCGCGGCGACCGTGCTGGAGGACCAGGTGGTGGTCGAGGACGGCCGGCAGGTCTCGACGCTGACCTACAGGCCGGTCGGGGTGGTCGCGGCCGTGGGGCCGTGGAACTGGCCGCTGATGATCGCGATCTGGCAGATCGCCCCGTCGCTGCGCATGGGCAACACCGTGGTGGTGAAGCCGTCCGAGTTCACCCCGCTCAGTGTGCTGGCGCTGGTCTCGCTGGCGAACGAGGAGCTGGAGGACGGTGTGCTCACCGCCCTTTCCGGCGACCGGGAGGTGGGTGCCCGGCTGGTGGCCCACCCGGCGGTGCGCAAGATCATGTTCACCGGGTCGACCGCGACCGGGCGCAAGATCGTGGAGGCGTCCGGCGCGAACCTGGCCCGGCTCACGCTCGAGCTGGGGGGCAACGACGCCGGGATCGTGCTGCCCGACGCCGACCCGGAAGCCATTGCCCAGGACCTGTTCTGGGGTGCGTTCATCAACACCGGGCAGACCTGTGCGGCGCTGAAGCGGTTGTACGTGCACGAGTCCCTTCACGACCGGGTCGTGGACGCGCTGGCCGGGGTCGCGGCGAAAATGCCGCTGGGGGTCTCGCTCTCGGAGGAGAACGTGCTCGGCCCGGTGCAGAACAGGATGCAGTTCGACATCGTGTCCGGGTTGGTGGAGGACGCCCGGACACGCGGCGCGACGATCGTCACCGGGGGTGCCCCGGCCACCGAGCTGGGGCCGCTGTTCTACCCGATCACCCTCGTCACCGGCCTGAAGGACGGGGACCCGCTGGTCGACGAGGAGCAGTTCGGCCCGGCGCTGCCGATCATCAGCTACTCGGACGTGGACGACGCGGTCGCCAGCGCGAACCGGCTCGACGTGGGTCTGGGGGCGTCGGTGTGGAGCAGTGACCCGGCCGCGGCCCAGGCGGTGGCCGACCGGATCGAGGCGGGCACGGTCTGGATCAACGGTCACGGCGGGGTCCACCCGTTCGCCCCGTTCGGCGGGGTGAAGAGCTCCGGCTACGGGCTGGAGTTCGGCGTCGAGGGCCTGAAGTCGGTCGCGGTGCCGAAGGTGGTGACGCGCCCGGTCGGGTGA
- a CDS encoding MMPL family transporter — MAWHLFRLGRWSFVHRKTVAGLWLLILVAMGAGAATLSGQTNDNFTLDGMESTDAFSLIEERSPGASPDGATARLVIQAPPGTTIDGSQAVITRALAAAKTDHVQSTGAATVSGNGRVGYVTITYSKSAVDLTEADRSALENARTTLRQAGLTAAIGGDALAAETEPPTAEIIGVAVALVVLAVTFGSLVAAGMPLLTAIVGVGIGAAGITTLTGFVELSSTTPALGSMLGLAVGIDYALFIMSRYQHEVRQGRPLEDAAGAAVGTAGSAVIFAGLTVIIALAGLSVTGIGFLTQMGLGGAGMVAVAVLIALTLLPALLGLAGRRVLSGSIRGLKQRDVEDASVRTNGLRWVEAVSRFRIPALVAGVAVAAVISIPVLQMELAIPDDATAPSGSDNRVAYDLISDNFGPGANGPLIVVVDTLDASDGAAAVATVVSRLSGIEDDVAAVVPPVTSTTTKARAAFAAQLEAVHFATVTVIPESGPSDAATKNLVDTIRDDLASLPADTGARALVTGQTAVGVDISQKLTDVFPLYLVVVVGLAFVLLILVFRSILVPLKAALGFLLSVGVALGSTVAVFQWGWLNHLIGLDVTTPVAFILPLLLTGVLFGLAMDYEVFLVTRMREAHVHGTPARQAVIDGFAHSARVVTAAAVIMFGVFAGFALGDAVMIKTIGFALAVGVIADAFLVRMLIVPAVMAIVGTTMWWLPGPLDRALPNLDIEGEALLHRLGPPAGGVGFLPEQPRSADNADLPRQP, encoded by the coding sequence ATGGCATGGCACCTCTTCCGCCTCGGCCGCTGGTCGTTCGTGCACCGCAAGACGGTCGCCGGCCTGTGGCTGCTCATCCTCGTCGCCATGGGCGCGGGCGCCGCCACCCTGTCCGGGCAGACCAACGACAACTTCACCCTCGACGGCATGGAGAGCACCGACGCCTTCTCCCTCATCGAGGAGCGCAGCCCCGGTGCCTCACCCGACGGCGCCACCGCCCGGCTGGTGATCCAGGCGCCGCCGGGCACGACGATCGACGGCAGCCAGGCGGTCATCACGCGGGCGCTCGCAGCGGCGAAGACCGACCACGTGCAGAGCACCGGCGCGGCCACGGTCTCCGGGAACGGACGCGTCGGGTACGTCACCATCACGTACAGCAAGTCCGCGGTCGACCTCACCGAAGCCGACAGATCGGCCCTCGAGAACGCGCGAACCACCCTGCGGCAGGCCGGTCTCACCGCCGCGATCGGTGGTGACGCCCTGGCCGCCGAGACCGAACCGCCCACCGCCGAGATCATCGGTGTCGCCGTCGCTCTCGTGGTGCTGGCCGTCACCTTCGGCTCCCTGGTCGCCGCCGGGATGCCCCTCCTCACCGCGATCGTCGGCGTCGGGATCGGTGCCGCCGGCATCACCACCCTCACCGGATTCGTCGAACTGAGTTCCACCACACCGGCTCTCGGCTCGATGCTGGGCCTGGCCGTCGGCATCGACTACGCCCTGTTCATCATGTCCCGCTACCAGCACGAGGTCCGGCAGGGGCGTCCACTGGAGGACGCGGCCGGAGCCGCCGTCGGAACCGCCGGTTCCGCGGTCATTTTCGCCGGTCTCACGGTGATCATCGCGCTGGCCGGCCTCAGCGTCACCGGCATCGGCTTCCTCACCCAGATGGGCCTGGGCGGCGCCGGCATGGTCGCCGTGGCCGTTCTCATCGCCCTCACCCTGCTGCCCGCGCTGCTCGGCCTGGCCGGCCGCCGGGTGCTCAGCGGCAGCATCAGGGGCCTCAAGCAGAGGGACGTGGAGGACGCCTCGGTGCGCACCAACGGTCTGCGCTGGGTCGAGGCGGTGAGCCGGTTCCGGATCCCGGCCCTGGTCGCGGGCGTCGCCGTGGCCGCGGTGATCTCGATCCCGGTGCTCCAGATGGAACTCGCCATCCCCGACGACGCGACCGCCCCGTCCGGCAGCGACAACCGCGTCGCCTACGACCTGATCTCCGACAACTTCGGCCCGGGGGCCAACGGCCCGCTGATCGTCGTCGTCGACACGCTCGACGCCTCCGACGGCGCCGCGGCCGTCGCCACGGTGGTCAGCCGGCTCTCCGGCATCGAGGACGACGTGGCCGCCGTGGTCCCGCCCGTCACCAGCACGACGACCAAGGCCCGGGCGGCCTTCGCGGCCCAGCTCGAGGCCGTGCACTTCGCGACCGTCACCGTGATCCCGGAGAGCGGACCCTCGGACGCCGCCACCAAGAACCTCGTCGACACCATCCGCGACGACCTCGCCTCCCTGCCGGCCGACACCGGCGCCCGGGCCCTCGTCACCGGCCAGACCGCCGTCGGCGTCGACATCTCACAGAAACTCACCGACGTCTTCCCGCTCTACCTGGTCGTCGTCGTGGGTCTGGCCTTCGTGCTGCTGATCCTGGTGTTCCGCTCGATCCTGGTGCCGCTCAAGGCCGCGCTCGGCTTCCTGCTCTCCGTCGGCGTGGCCCTCGGCTCCACCGTCGCGGTGTTCCAGTGGGGCTGGCTCAACCACCTGATCGGCCTCGACGTCACCACCCCGGTCGCGTTCATCCTCCCGCTGCTGCTCACCGGCGTGCTGTTCGGCCTGGCCATGGACTACGAGGTCTTCCTGGTCACCCGCATGCGCGAGGCCCACGTGCACGGCACGCCGGCCCGCCAGGCCGTCATCGACGGATTCGCCCACAGCGCCCGGGTCGTCACCGCCGCCGCCGTCATCATGTTCGGCGTCTTCGCCGGCTTCGCGCTCGGCGACGCCGTGATGATCAAGACCATCGGCTTCGCGCTCGCCGTCGGCGTGATCGCCGACGCGTTCCTCGTGCGCATGCTCATCGTCCCGGCCGTCATGGCCATCGTCGGCACGACGATGTGGTGGCTGCCCGGCCCCCTCGACCGCGCCCTGCCCAACCTCGACATCGAGGGCGAGGCCCTGCTGCACCGCCTCGGCCCGCCCGCCGGCGGCGTCGGGTTCCTGCCGGAACAGCCGCGCTCGGCCGACAACGCGGACCTGCCCCGGCAGCCCTGA
- the hpaH gene encoding 2-oxo-hept-4-ene-1,7-dioate hydratase produces MLEPQHIEAIADELLQADQNRSTVPLLTARNPGMTIDDAYAVQALWARRRTEQGHRVVGHKIGLTSRAMQAATGITEPDYGVIFDDQVYENGATVPFDHYSNVRIEVELAFVLGRPLKGPGVTLFDVLDATTYVVPALEILNSHIEMKNRTIVDTISDNAALGAMVLGGRPVAVDAVDLRWVGALLYRNQTIEETGVAAGVLNHPAAGVAWLAGKLAQHGGSLAAGEIVLAGSFTRPMWVERGDTVHADYGPLGAITCRFE; encoded by the coding sequence GTGCTAGAACCCCAGCACATCGAGGCGATCGCCGACGAGCTGCTGCAGGCCGACCAGAACCGTTCGACGGTGCCGCTGCTCACCGCCCGGAATCCCGGCATGACCATCGACGACGCCTACGCCGTGCAGGCCCTCTGGGCCAGACGCCGCACCGAACAGGGTCATCGGGTGGTCGGCCACAAGATCGGCCTGACCTCCAGGGCCATGCAGGCGGCCACCGGCATCACCGAGCCGGACTACGGCGTGATCTTCGACGACCAGGTGTACGAGAACGGCGCGACGGTGCCGTTCGACCACTACTCGAACGTGCGCATCGAGGTCGAGCTGGCCTTCGTCCTCGGCCGGCCGCTCAAGGGCCCGGGCGTCACCCTGTTCGACGTGCTCGACGCCACGACGTACGTGGTGCCGGCCCTGGAGATCCTCAACTCGCACATCGAGATGAAGAACCGCACGATCGTCGACACGATCAGCGACAACGCCGCGCTCGGCGCGATGGTGCTCGGCGGGCGGCCGGTCGCCGTCGACGCCGTGGACCTGCGCTGGGTCGGCGCTCTGCTCTACCGCAACCAGACGATCGAGGAGACCGGTGTCGCGGCCGGGGTCCTCAACCACCCGGCGGCGGGAGTGGCCTGGCTGGCGGGCAAACTCGCGCAGCACGGGGGTTCGCTCGCGGCCGGGGAGATCGTGCTGGCCGGATCGTTCACCCGCCCGATGTGGGTCGAGCGCGGCGACACCGTGCACGCCGACTACGGACCCCTGGGGGCGATCACGTGCCGTTTCGAGTAG
- a CDS encoding fumarylacetoacetate hydrolase family protein, with product MTALPRPGKIIALHLNYPSRVAQRGRRPAFPSFFLKPPSSVSASGDTIERPHGTELLAYEGEIALIIGRTVRRVSPEEGWAAVEAVTAANDWGVYDLRAVDKGSNLRNKGGDGFTPLGPTVIPARDLDPDGLRVRTWVNGELTQDDTTADLLFPFGVLVADLSQLITLEPGDVVLTGTPAGSSVAVPGDVVEVEVDVPGGLTTGRLVTRVVEGTVPFADFGAGPTVNDLQRAEAWGSAEAAGLEPVLTDELRGLLNGVAVATLSSELRKRGYPHSSIDGVHPLKPGTRMIGTARTLRFVAHRPDLFTSHGGGYNAQKRAFDSLKPGEVLVIEARGDATAGTVGDVLALRAQTLGAAGVITDGAVRDSAAVVDIGLPVFAQGAHPSVLGRRHVPWEVDATVTCGGATVQPGDILAGDDDGVVVIPPHLLDEVARAASEQEAQDAWVAARVAEGHPVDGLFPPDAEWLARYRSSTRPDL from the coding sequence GTGACCGCGCTGCCACGCCCGGGCAAGATCATCGCGCTGCACCTCAACTACCCGTCGCGGGTGGCGCAGCGAGGGCGCAGGCCGGCGTTCCCGTCGTTCTTCCTCAAACCCCCGTCGTCGGTGAGCGCTTCCGGCGACACGATCGAACGTCCACACGGCACCGAGCTTCTCGCCTACGAGGGGGAGATCGCCCTGATCATCGGGCGCACCGTGCGCCGGGTGAGCCCGGAAGAGGGCTGGGCGGCCGTCGAGGCAGTCACGGCCGCGAACGACTGGGGCGTCTACGACCTGCGGGCCGTCGACAAGGGCTCGAACCTGCGCAACAAGGGCGGGGACGGGTTCACGCCGCTCGGGCCCACCGTGATTCCCGCGAGAGACCTCGACCCGGACGGGCTGCGGGTGCGCACCTGGGTCAACGGCGAGCTCACCCAGGACGACACCACCGCCGATCTGCTGTTCCCCTTCGGGGTTCTCGTCGCCGACCTGTCCCAGCTGATCACCCTGGAGCCGGGGGACGTGGTGCTCACCGGGACGCCGGCCGGCTCGTCGGTCGCGGTGCCGGGTGACGTGGTCGAGGTGGAGGTCGACGTCCCGGGCGGGCTCACCACCGGCCGACTGGTCACCCGGGTGGTCGAGGGCACCGTTCCGTTCGCCGACTTCGGGGCCGGACCGACCGTGAACGACCTGCAGCGGGCCGAGGCCTGGGGGTCGGCCGAAGCCGCCGGGCTGGAGCCGGTTCTCACCGACGAGCTGCGTGGTCTGCTCAACGGGGTGGCCGTGGCGACGCTCAGTTCCGAACTGCGCAAGCGCGGTTACCCGCACTCCAGCATCGACGGCGTGCACCCGCTGAAACCCGGCACCCGGATGATCGGCACCGCGCGCACCCTGCGCTTCGTCGCGCACCGGCCCGACCTGTTCACGAGCCACGGCGGCGGGTACAACGCCCAGAAGCGGGCTTTCGACTCGCTGAAACCCGGTGAGGTGCTGGTGATCGAGGCCCGCGGTGACGCCACGGCGGGCACGGTCGGCGACGTGCTCGCACTGCGGGCCCAGACCCTCGGTGCCGCCGGCGTCATCACCGACGGCGCCGTGCGCGACAGCGCGGCGGTCGTCGACATCGGCCTGCCGGTCTTCGCCCAGGGGGCGCACCCGTCCGTGCTCGGGCGCCGGCACGTGCCCTGGGAGGTCGACGCCACCGTCACCTGCGGCGGCGCGACCGTGCAGCCCGGCGACATCCTGGCCGGCGACGACGACGGGGTGGTGGTGATCCCGCCGCACCTGCTCGACGAGGTGGCCCGGGCCGCCTCCGAGCAGGAGGCCCAGGACGCCTGGGTCGCCGCCCGCGTCGCCGAGGGCCACCCGGTCGACGGGCTGTTCCCGCCCGACGCCGAATGGCTGGCCCGGTACCGCTCGTCCACCCGCCCCGACCTCTGA
- the hpaD gene encoding 3,4-dihydroxyphenylacetate 2,3-dioxygenase, whose amino-acid sequence MAERIPTPTSPAPDIVRCAYLELVVTDLARSREFYVDLLGLVVTCESDTEIYLRTFDEFIHHNLVLRQGPVAAVAAFAYRVRSPEELDRAVDFYTELGCRVERRGEGFVRGVRDAVRVQDPIGFPIEYFYEVEHVERLAWAYHLHNPGALVRLDHFNQVTPDVPRAAAHMVDLGFRVTEDIEDGEGTVYAAWMRRKPTVHDTAMTGGDGPRMHHVAFATHEKHNIIAICDKMGALRISDRIERGPGRHGVSNAFYLYILDPDGHRVEIYTQDYWTGDPDNPLVTWDVHDNQRRDWWGNPVVPSWYTEASPVLDLDGTVVPLTTRTDDSEMSVTIGADGFSYTREGDVEKGFKLGNQL is encoded by the coding sequence ATGGCTGAGCGCATCCCCACCCCCACCTCCCCCGCACCGGACATCGTGCGCTGTGCCTACCTCGAGCTGGTCGTGACCGACCTGGCGAGGTCGCGGGAGTTCTACGTCGACCTGCTCGGCCTGGTGGTCACCTGCGAGAGCGACACCGAGATCTACCTGCGCACGTTCGACGAGTTCATCCACCACAACCTGGTGCTGAGGCAGGGGCCGGTGGCGGCCGTGGCCGCGTTCGCCTACCGGGTGCGCTCCCCCGAGGAACTCGACCGGGCGGTGGACTTCTACACCGAGCTGGGCTGCCGGGTGGAACGGCGCGGTGAGGGGTTCGTCCGTGGAGTGCGGGACGCGGTGCGGGTGCAGGACCCGATCGGGTTCCCGATCGAGTACTTCTACGAGGTCGAGCACGTGGAGCGCCTGGCCTGGGCCTACCACCTCCACAACCCGGGCGCCCTCGTGCGTCTCGACCACTTCAACCAGGTGACCCCCGACGTCCCCCGGGCCGCTGCCCACATGGTCGACCTCGGGTTCCGGGTCACGGAAGACATCGAGGACGGTGAGGGCACGGTGTACGCGGCGTGGATGCGGCGCAAGCCCACCGTGCACGACACCGCGATGACCGGTGGCGACGGGCCGCGTATGCACCACGTGGCGTTCGCGACCCACGAGAAGCACAACATCATCGCGATCTGCGACAAGATGGGGGCGCTGCGGATCTCCGACCGGATCGAGCGGGGACCGGGCCGGCACGGGGTGTCGAACGCGTTCTACCTCTACATCCTCGACCCGGACGGGCACCGCGTGGAGATCTACACCCAGGACTACTGGACGGGCGACCCGGACAACCCGCTCGTGACCTGGGACGTGCACGACAACCAGCGCCGCGACTGGTGGGGCAACCCGGTCGTGCCCAGCTGGTACACCGAGGCGTCCCCCGTTTTGGACCTCGACGGCACCGTGGTGCCGCTGACGACCCGCACCGACGACAGCGAGATGTCCGTGACGATCGGGGCCGACGGCTTCTCGTACACGCGTGAGGGCGATGTCGAAAAGGGTTTCAAGCTGGGGAACCAGCTCTAG
- a CDS encoding HpcH/HpaI aldolase family protein: protein MPFRVEPPFVRRLEEAGRPLIGMWVCSGSPLVAEICAGSGLDWLLLDAEHSPNGLESLLAQLQAIGTTPTLVRPPSGDPVVLKQYLDLGAQNLLIPMVDTAEQAAELVRAVSYPPAGIRGVGSALARGSRWNRIEGYLTRARDTISLFVQIESAQAVANVEEITATEGVDGVFVGPSDLAASFGLLGRPNHPQVIEAVETCVAVANRLGVKVGLNAFDPVLARRYLACGADFVLVGADVQLLARGSENLAATYIEEVP from the coding sequence GTGCCGTTTCGAGTAGAGCCTCCCTTCGTCCGGCGGCTCGAGGAGGCCGGACGGCCCCTCATCGGGATGTGGGTCTGCAGCGGCAGCCCGCTCGTCGCCGAGATCTGCGCGGGCAGCGGCCTGGACTGGCTGCTCCTCGACGCCGAGCACAGCCCCAACGGCCTGGAATCCCTTCTGGCGCAGTTGCAGGCGATCGGGACCACCCCCACACTGGTGCGTCCTCCGTCCGGCGACCCCGTCGTCCTCAAGCAGTACCTCGACCTCGGCGCCCAGAACCTGCTGATCCCGATGGTCGACACCGCGGAACAGGCCGCCGAGCTGGTGCGGGCCGTGAGCTACCCGCCCGCCGGGATCCGCGGCGTCGGCAGCGCGCTGGCCCGGGGGTCGCGCTGGAACCGGATCGAGGGGTACCTGACCCGGGCACGCGACACCATCTCGCTGTTCGTCCAGATCGAAAGTGCCCAGGCCGTGGCCAATGTCGAGGAGATCACCGCGACCGAGGGGGTGGACGGCGTCTTCGTCGGCCCCTCCGACCTCGCGGCGTCGTTCGGGCTGCTCGGCCGGCCGAACCACCCGCAGGTGATCGAGGCCGTCGAGACCTGTGTCGCGGTGGCGAACCGGCTCGGCGTCAAGGTCGGGCTCAACGCCTTCGACCCGGTGCTCGCCCGGCGATACCTGGCCTGCGGTGCCGATTTCGTGCTCGTCGGCGCGGACGTCCAGCTCCTGGCCCGCGGCAGCGAGAACCTGGCCGCCACCTACATCGAGGAGGTCCCGTGA
- the hpaE gene encoding 5-carboxymethyl-2-hydroxymuconate semialdehyde dehydrogenase: MPQPTPAGLPGKIQHFIDGRFVDSVDGETFDVINPTTDEVYIQAASGKQADIDLAVAAARRAFDGPWSKMLPRARSRVLHTIADLIEGQDQRLAELETWDTGLPITQALGQARRAAENFRFFADLIVAQRDDTYKVPGRQVNYVNRKPKGVAGLITPWNTPFMLESWKLAPALATGNTVVLKPAEFTPLSASLWAGIFREAGVPDGVFNLVNGFGETAGDALVKHPDVPLISFTGESRTGQLIFANAAPFLKGLSMELGGKSPAVVFADADLESALDATVFGVFSLNGERCTAGSRVLVERSVYDEFVAAYARRAAAITVGDPSDPATEVGALVHPEHRAKVVRYVEIGKGEARLVAGGEPMEGNFVAPTVFADVRPQARIFQEEIFGPVVAITPFDSDAEALELANGVKYGLAAYIWTNDLKRAHAFAQNVEAGMVWLNSNNVRDLRTPFGGVKASGLGHEGGYRSIDFYTDQQAVHISLSDSHSPRFGTSSTPQK, encoded by the coding sequence ATGCCCCAGCCGACACCCGCGGGCCTGCCCGGGAAGATCCAGCACTTCATCGACGGCCGGTTCGTCGACAGCGTCGACGGCGAGACCTTCGACGTGATCAACCCGACCACCGACGAGGTCTACATCCAGGCCGCCTCGGGAAAGCAGGCCGACATCGACCTGGCCGTGGCCGCCGCGCGGCGCGCCTTCGACGGGCCGTGGTCGAAGATGCTGCCCCGTGCCCGTTCTCGCGTGCTGCACACGATCGCCGACCTGATCGAGGGCCAGGACCAGCGCCTGGCCGAGCTCGAGACCTGGGACACCGGGCTGCCGATCACGCAGGCCCTGGGCCAGGCCCGGCGCGCGGCCGAGAACTTCCGGTTCTTCGCCGACCTGATCGTGGCCCAGCGCGACGACACCTACAAGGTGCCCGGCCGGCAGGTGAACTACGTCAACCGCAAGCCCAAGGGTGTGGCCGGGCTGATCACGCCGTGGAACACGCCGTTCATGCTGGAGTCCTGGAAGCTCGCCCCGGCCCTGGCCACCGGCAACACGGTGGTGCTGAAACCGGCCGAGTTCACGCCGCTCTCGGCCTCGCTGTGGGCCGGGATCTTCCGCGAGGCCGGTGTTCCCGACGGCGTGTTCAACCTGGTCAACGGCTTCGGCGAGACCGCCGGCGACGCTCTGGTGAAGCACCCGGACGTACCGCTGATCTCGTTCACCGGTGAGAGCCGCACCGGGCAGCTGATCTTCGCCAACGCCGCGCCCTTCCTCAAGGGCCTGTCGATGGAGCTGGGCGGCAAGTCCCCGGCCGTCGTCTTCGCCGACGCCGACCTGGAATCAGCGCTCGACGCCACGGTTTTCGGGGTCTTCTCGCTGAACGGCGAGCGGTGCACCGCGGGCAGCCGGGTGCTGGTGGAGCGATCGGTCTACGACGAGTTCGTGGCTGCGTACGCCCGGCGCGCCGCCGCCATCACGGTCGGCGACCCGTCCGACCCGGCCACCGAGGTCGGCGCGCTGGTGCACCCGGAGCACCGCGCGAAGGTCGTCAGGTACGTCGAGATCGGCAAGGGCGAGGCCCGTCTCGTGGCCGGGGGCGAGCCGATGGAGGGCAACTTCGTGGCGCCGACGGTGTTCGCGGATGTCAGGCCGCAGGCCCGGATCTTCCAGGAGGAGATCTTCGGCCCGGTCGTCGCGATCACCCCGTTCGACAGCGACGCCGAGGCGCTGGAACTGGCCAACGGGGTGAAGTACGGCCTGGCCGCGTACATCTGGACCAACGACCTGAAGCGCGCCCACGCGTTCGCGCAGAACGTCGAGGCCGGCATGGTCTGGCTGAACTCGAACAACGTGCGTGACCTGCGCACCCCGTTCGGCGGCGTGAAGGCGTCCGGGCTGGGGCACGAGGGCGGCTACCGCTCGATCGACTTCTACACCGACCAGCAGGCGGTGCACATCTCCCTGAGTGACTCCCACTCGCCCCGTTTCGGCACCTCCTCCACCCCGCAGAAGTGA